The DNA segment GCCAGAGCGCCGCGGCGGCGCCGTCCCGCCCGACCGACCCGTCGTTGACGGCCACGTAGGCGAGCAGCCGCCGGCCGCCCGCACCGAGGGTGATCTCGGTGGTTCCCCGGTAGAGCGCGAACCGGCCGAGGACGCGGAGATGCCAGTCGGCCGGGGCGACGCCGACGCCGGGCATGTGCACCTCCGACGGTGAGTCCACCCCTCATCGTGGCCCCGCCGAGCCACCCGCCGAGTCCATGAATCGACGCAGTCGCGTTCCCGACTGCCGCAGCGCGCGACGAGGGGGAGTTGCGCCGGTGGGGCATGATCGGCGCTCGTGAGACCGCTGCTCGCCCTCGTCGTCGCGTGTTCTGTGGTGCTCGGCGGGTGTGCCGGCGGTGGGCCGCTGGACGGGGGTGACGCGGCGGGGACCCCGTTCGCGGAGCAGCCCGGCCGGCCGGGTTCCGACTCGCCGGTCTCACCAGGGGCGCCGGGCCTGCGGGCTACGCCGTCGCCGGAAGGGACCTGTCCGCCGGCAGGAGTTCGGATCCGGCTGGGGACCGGTGACGCCGCCATGGGGCTTCGGGTCACGAGCCTCGTGCTGGTCAACTGCGGAACCGAGCCCTACGAGGTCGACGGCTACCCGTCGCTGCGGCCGCTCGGTGAGCAGCGCGAACCTCTGGACGTCGAGGTGCTCCACGGCGCCAAAAAGATCACCATCTCGCTGCCGCACCTCGACGCGCCGCCGCGGCCGGTCAGGCTGAAGCCCGGGGAGGCGGCGTCGGCCGGGATCGTCTGGCGCAACACGTACGACGACATCACGAATCCGCCGGTCACAGTGCCGTTCGTGGAGGTCGCCCCCGCCACCGGGCGACCGGCGCAGATCCTGCCGGTCGACGTTCCGTTCGATCTGGGGAGCACCGGCCGGCTGGGCGTCAGCCCGTGGGAGCCGTTCGCCGCCTCCGCGCCCGGTCCCGATCCGGCGCCCTCGGAGTCCCCGTCCGTGTCGTCGTCCCCCTCGCCGGATCTGCCGCTCCTCTGACGAACGCGGCGTAGGGAAGTCAGGACGGATCATGCTCCCGGAGAAGGGAGCCGACCATTACAGTCCGAGTGGTCGCCCCCGGTTTCGCCTTTGTGGAGATCCGCATGAGCATCCTGCACAGCCTTGTCTCCGGAGTCAGCAGCGGTTCGATCGAGGTCGTGGACCTCACCGCGCCGCTCTCCGCCGGTACGCCGATCCTGCAACTCCCGCCGCCGTTCGCCAACACGATCCCGTTCCGGCTCGAGGAGATCAGCCGGTACGACGACCGCGGACCTGCCTGGTACTGGAACGACATCCACACCGGCGAGCACACCGGAACCCACTTCGACGCGCCGATCCACTGGGTGACCGGCCGGGACGGCGACGACGTCTCCCAGGTCCCGGCGAACCGGCTGATCGCCCCCGCCGTCGTGATCGACGTGACCCAGCAAGTCGCGAAAAATCCGGACTTTCTGCTTGAAATCGATGACATCCGCGCCTGGGAAACCGCCAACGGCCCGCTGCCTGAAGGCGGATGGCTGCTCCTGCGTACGGGCTGGGACGCCCGCTCCGGCGACCAGGAGGCGTTCCTCAACGCGAACGAGACCGGCCCGCACACCCCCGGCGTCTCCGCGGAGTGCGCGAAGTGGCTGGCCGAGGAGGCGCCGATCATCGGCATCGGCGTGGAGACGGTCGGCACCGACGCGGGCGCGGCGCACTCGTTCGACCCGGCGTTCCCGTGCCATTCCTACCTGCTCGGCGCGGACAAGTACGGCCTCACGCAGCTGCGCAATCTCGACAAGCTCCCGGTCACCGGCGCCGTGGTGATCGCGCCGCCGCTGCCGATCGTCGGCGGTTCCGGCAGCCCGGTCCGGGTCCTGGCCCTCGTCGAGCACTGACGTCACGAAACGCGATGAACACCGAGACAGTCGCCGACGTCGTCGGCGCGACCCTCGCCCGCCTCGGCGCTGATCATGTGTTCGGCGTGGTCGGGAGTGGCAACTTCCACGTGACGAACGCGCTGGTGGGCAACGGCGCCCGGTTCATCGCCACCCGGCACGAGGGCGGGGCGGCCACGGCGGCGGACGCCTATGCGCGGCTGACCGGCCGCCCCGGCGTCCTCACCGTCCATCAGGGCTGCGGTCTGACGAACGCCATGACCGGAATAGCCGAGGCGGCCAAGAGCCGGACCCCGATGATCGTGCTGGCCGCGGAGCCGGCGGCCGGCGCGCTGCGGTCGAACTTCCGGGTGGACCAGGACGCGCTCGCGCACGCGGTCGGGGCGTCGAGCGACCGGGTGCACAGTGCGGCAACGGCCGTGACCGATACGGCCCGCGCCTGGCGGCTGGCGGTGAACGAGCGGCGTACCGTCGTGCTCAATCTTCCGCTCGACGTCCAGGCCGCCGCGGCCGAGCTCACCGACCCGCCGCCCGTGCCGGTGAGCCACCCGCCCCGAGCCTCCGACGAATCGGCCGGAGCCCTCGCCGACCTGCTGGCGGCGGCACAGCGACCGGTTTTCATCGCCGGCCGGGGAGCCCTGCACGCCAAGGGCGAGCTGGAGGAGCTGGCGGCGAGGTGCGGCGCGCTGCTGGCGACGTCGGCGGTGGCGAAGGGCCTGTTCGCCGGCAACGCATGGAATCTGGACGTGTCCGGAGGTTTCGCCACCCCGCTCGCCGCCGAACTGATCTCCTCGGCCGACGTCGTGGTGGCCTGGGGCGCCTCGCTCAACATGTGGACGAGCCGGCACGGCACGCTGATCGGTCCGGAAGCGACGGTGGCGCAGATCGACGTCGATCCCACCTCGCTCGGCGCCCATCGCCCCGTCGACCTGGGGATCGTCGGGGACGCGAGGCTCAGCGCCGTCGCGGTCACCGCCGCGCTTGCGGGTGATCATTCCGGCTACCGGACCGATGCTGTACGCACGAAGCTCCGTGCCGCCGCCCGGTGGCGCGACGTCCCGTTCACCGACGACGGAGACCAGGTCCACATCGACCCCCGAGCCCTGAGCATCGCCCTCGACGACCTGCTGCCCGCCGAGCGCGTGGTGGCCGTCGACTCGGGCAACTTCATGGGCTATCCGTCGATGTTCCTGTCCGTTCCCGATCACCGGGGTTTCTGCTTCACGCAGGCGTTCCAGTCGATCGGCCTGGGCCTGGCGACGGCCCTCGGTGCGGCGCTGGCCCGCCCGGACCGGCTGCCGGTGGCGGCGTGCGGCGACGGCGGTTTCCTGATGGGCATCGCCGAACTGGACACGATCCGGCGGCTCGGGCTGGGGATGCTGATCGTGGTCTACAACGACGAGGCGTACGGCGCTGAGGTGCATCACTTCGGTCCGGGTGGGCACGATCTCGGCACCGTCGTGTTCCCCGAGACGGACCTCGCCGCGATAGCGCGCGGTCATGGCTGCGAGGCGGTCACCGTACGATCAAAAATCGATCTTGATCGGGTGCGGGATTGGCTGGCCGGGCCACGGGACGTGCCGCTGGTGATCGACGCGAAGGTGGCGCCGGGCAAGCCGTCGTGGTGGCTGGAGGAGGCGTTCCGGGGTCACTAGGCTCCTGATCATGGTGCAGCCGCTGTCGTTCGGGACGTTTCCCACGCCGCTGGAGAGCGCGCCGCGACTGGCCGCCGCGCTCGGGTTGGACGAGCTGTGGATCAAGCGGGACGACCTGATCGGGCTCGGCGGTGGCGGCAACAAGGCGCGCAAGCTGCGGTATCTCGGCGCGGAGGCGCTGGCGGCCGGGGCCACGACGCTGATCACGATCGGGGCGGCGCAGTCGAATCATGCGCGGGCCACGGCGGCGGTGGCGGCGCGGCTGGGCCTCGGATGCGTGCTCGTGCTCGCCGGCGATCCACCCGCCGGACCACGGGGCAACGTGCTGCTGGACCGCCTGGCGGGTGCGGAGATCATCTGGGCGGGTGATCGTCCGCCGGCCTCGGTCGCCGCGGAGGAACACGAACGCCGGGACGGTGCATTCCTGATCCCGCTCGGTGGGTCGTCCCGGACGGCGGTGCGCGCCTATGCGGAATGCGCCCGCGAACTGACGGCCGCGGTGGAGTTCGACCGGGTCGTCGTGGCGCTCGGCTCGGGCGGGACCATGGCGGGCCTGGTCGCGGAGCTGGGCGCGTCGCGGGTGCTCGGGGTGGACGTGGGCGCGGTGCCCGACCCGGCGAAGGCCGTCCGGGATCTGCTGGACGCGGCTCCCGGTGAGCTGGTGATCGATCGCGGCCGGATCGGCCCCGGGTACGCGACGGTCACCAGCGCGGTCCGCGACGCTCTGCGGCTGGCTGCTTCGACCGAGGGACTGTTCCTCGACCCGATCTACACCGGACGGGCCCTGGCCGGGCTGAGGGCGAACGCCGGGTCCGGTGGCAGGGTGGTCTTCCTGCACACCGGAGGGCTGCCCGGCCTGTTCGGCACCGAGCAGCCGATCCTGACCGCGGAGTGAGACGCGGGCCACGAAAACCGCCGGTCGGCGGGGGTGATACGGCCGGGTGACGGGGTTGTGGCGGTGAGCCGGAGGGTGGGCGGCCGGGCTCCTTCTGGCGGACGTTGTGAGCATGATCTTCGACGGCCGGGGGGACGGCTTCCAGGAGTTCGCGCGTCAGCGGATGGACGGCTGGCGGCGGGCCGCCTACGCGTTCTGCGGGAACTGGCACACCGCCGAGGACCTGGTCTCGATCACGCTGACCAAGGTGATGCGGCATTGGGCGACGATCGAGGCCGCCGACAACCCGGACGCGTACGTCCGGCGGATCCTGATCAGAACCGCCATCGACGAGCACCGGCGCGCCTGGCGGGAGAGCCCGATGGGCATCCTGCCCGAGAGGCGTGCCGGCGGCCCGGGACCGGAGACCGTCGCCGACCGTGACGAGATCGTCGGGCTGCTCGGCGCGCTGCCGCCACGGAAGCGCGAGGTGGTGGTGCTCCGCTACCTCTACGACCTGACCATCGAGGAGACCGCGAAACGGCTGGGCTGCTCGTCCGGCACGGTGAAGAGTCAGGCCGCCCGGGCGCTGGACACCTTGCGCGAACGGATGCAGGCCATAAGGTGAGCGCAACTCACGAGCGAGGGGCGCGGGGACATGCAGGGTGCGGGACGCCGGCGGCAGAACACCATCTACCGGGCCGGGGTGCTCGGGCGGCGGCCGGCGGTTCCGACCGACTTCGCCGAGCTGGAACGGCGGGCGCGGAAGGCGACGAGCCGGGCCGGTTGGGCGTACGTCGCGGGCGGCGCCGGCGAGGGCCGCACCATGCGCAACAACCGGGCGGCGTTCGACAGGTGGGCGATCGTGCCGCGGATGCTGCGCGACGTCGCGGACCGGGACATGTCCGTCGACCTGCTCGGCACGACCCTGCAAGCGCCGATCCTGCTCGCGCCGGTCGGCGCCGGTCAGCTCATCGCCGCCGACGCCGACCTGCACACGGCCCGGGCGGCCGCCGCCACCGGTGTTCCCTACATCTTCACCAATCAGGGCGGCACGGCCATGGAGGAGACGGCCGCGGCGATGGGTGAGGCTCCGCGGTGGGTGCAGCTCTACTGGAGTACGGACGAAGCCCTCGTGGACAGCCTGATCCGCAGAGCGGAGGCCGTCGGCGCCGGGGCACTGGTCGTCACCCTCGACACCACGGTGCTGGGCTGGCGGCCACAGGACCTCAACCTGGGCTCGCTGCCGTTCGCGAAGGGCCTGGGGATCGCGCAGTACACGTCCGATCCGCGGTTCCAGGAGCTGGTCGCCGGCCACCGGTCGGACACCAAGCCGGAGATCACCCTCGGCGCCATCCGCTCCCTCATCTCGATCACGCGTAACCACCCCGGGACGTTCTGGGCCAATCTGCGCAGCCCGAAACCCCGCGCCGCCGTCGAGACGTTCCTCGACATCTACTCGAACCCCCGGCTGAGCTGGGACCACATCGCCACCCTGCGATCGCGCACCCGGCTGCCGATCGTGCTCAAGGGCATCCTGCACCCGGACGACGCCCGGCGCGCCTTCGACGAAGGAGTGGACGCCGTCGTGGTGTCCAACCACGGCGGCCGCCAGGTCGACAACGCGATCGCCTCCCTCGACGCGCTGATCGGTGTCCGCGACGCCGTCGGAGGGCAACGGACGATCCTGCTGGACAGCGGTATCCGTACCGGCGCCGATGTCTTCACCGCGATAGCCCTCGGCGCCGACGCGGTGCTGCTGGGCAGGCCGTACATGTACGGCCTCGCCATCGCCGGCCGGCGTGGCGTCGAGGAGGTCGTGGAGAACGTGATCGCCGAGCTGGACCTGACGATGGCCCTGACCGGCGTCAAGAACCTCGCGGAGATCACCCGCGACGTGCTGGTCCCGAACCCGTCATGAGGAGCGTCGCCAGAGGGTCGGCAGGTGCACGGTGACGCCGTCGCGCCGGGCCAGGTCGGTCAGCACGCGGATGGTGACGTCGAGGTCGTCACCGAAGTAGGGCAGCGCCCGCAACGGCTTGCCGAGGGTCCGGAAGAGGTCGTCCCAGTGGGTCAGCACGACCCGGCGAGCGCCGACCGCGGCCACGGTGTGCGCCCAGTAGTCCCGGATGTAGGTTTCCGGCAGCACGCCGAGCCCGCCGACGCCGAGGTAGACGGTGTCGGCGCGGTGGCCGCCGAGCGCGCCCGGCACGAACCCGGCGGTGCCCTGCACGAGCGCGGTCCGTCCGCTCTCGTGGCCGACCAGAATCGACCAGGCTTCGCCGCACCGGTACGCCGTCGCCCGGGCCGGGGGCCGCACCGGAGCGGTGATGACACCCGGATAACGGTCCGGCGGGCAGTGCGCGGACGCCACGAACGTCATCGTGAACGACCCGTACTCCACCGTCTCGCCGGATCTCACCACCCGGATGCGGTCCTCGGGCAGGTCGCCCCCGCGCCCCACGTTGGCGGTGGACTCGCCGCCGACCAGCACCGCACCGGTACGCAACGCGACCGACGGCGCGTCCAGCACATGATCGAAATGCGAGTGCACGGCCGCGACAGCCCGCAGCCGGTCGCCGAGCGCGAGCCGTTCCAGCGCCGCGCCGATGCGCGCCGGGTCCGGCGCCACCCGGCCGAGTAAGACCCGCGGCAGCGAGGGCCGGGAGAAGTAGCCGTCGGTCATCACCGCGTGCTCGTCGTCGGCGAACACGAGCCCGGACACGCCGAGGAACGTGACGCCGAGCTTGCCGGTGGCGGCCGGGAGATCGAGGCGTCCGGCGTACCGGGAGATGTCGGGTCGTCCGAATCTGATCCGCATCCGCTGATTCTCGTCGCCGCCGGAGACGAACGGCGGTCCGGCAGGGCAGGCTGGGGGCATGACGAATCACGTGTACCGACTCAGTGAGATCGTGGGCAGCAGCCCGGACAGTGTCGAGGACGCCATCCGCACCGCCATCGCGAAGGCGTCCCGCACGGTCCGCAACATCGAGTGGTTCGAGACGAAGGAGATCCGCGGCCAGGTCGTGGACGGCGATGTCGCCCACTTCCAGGTGCGCCTGAAGATCGGTTTCAGGGTCGAGGACTGAACGCGGGCGGCCCGCAGTCAGTCAGATCGTGACGACGGGCGCGGTCATCCCGCCACGACCCGGTTGCGGCCGGCTCGTTTCGCCTCGTAGAGCGCCTCGTCGGCGAGCTTCGTGAGCTGCTCCGGGTCGCCGGCGGTCGCGGGCGTGCCGGACGTGACGCCCACGCTGATCGTGACGATGCCGCCGCCGGCCAGCGCGTGCGGTTGCCGGAGCCGGCTCACCGCCCTGCACGCCCGGTCCGCGACGAGCAGCGCGTTCTCCGCGTTGGCGCCGGGCATGACGACGCAGAACTCCTCGCCGCCGTACCGGGTGACCAGGTCGGTCACCCGGACGCTGTCCCGCACCGCCGCCGCGACCAGCCGCAGGCATTCGTCGCCGCCCTGGTGGCCGTAGTGGTCGTTGTACCTCTTGAATTCGTCGATGTCGATCATCGCGACGCCGATCGGTGAACCGGACCGCTGCGAGCGCAGCCACTCCTCGTCCAGGAACGTGGTGAGCTTGCGCCGGTTCGGCAGGCCGGTCAGCGGGTCGGTGACGGTGAGCAGTTCCAGTCGCAGGTTCGCCTCGTTCAGCGCCTCGGTGCGTTCCGCGACCTTGCGTTCCAGCGACGCGTAGACCTGCGCGTTCTCCAGCGAGACGGCGAGCTGCCCGGCGATCAGCGTGACCGCGTCGAGCCGGCCGGCCGAGAAGGCGCGCCGGTTGAGCCGGTTCTCCAGAACCAGCATGGCCCGCGGCTGACCCTGGCTCAGCACCGGGACGACCAGCAGCGAGCAGTGGTCCAGCCCGGCGAAGTACGGATCACGGCCCACCCTGCCGTCCAGGGACACGTCGTCGACGACCATCGGCTCGCGGGTGCGTTCGGCGTACCGGACGGCGCTGAGCGGCAGCAGCCCGCGCTCCGCCGCCTCCTGCAGGGTCAGGCCCGCCGACGGCAGCGTCCACCCGTCCTCCCGGAGCAGCACGTGCACGGCGGTAGCGCCGGTCATCGCCCGCAGCACGTCCTGCACCCGCAGGCGCAGCCGATTCAGGTCGGTCTCCGAGCTGAGCACCCGGCCGGCCTCGAGGACGGCCATCAGGTCGATCACCTCGGTGGAGAGGTTGACGCTGTGCGTACTGCCCAGCGTCGTGCTCCGCGGGGCGGCCGAGCCGGCGAGCGCCGAACCGAGCGCCGGGTAGGCCCGTTTCAGCTCGCGCACCTTGCCGGTGGCGCCCCACCGCGCGTAGGCGTGCATCGACTCGGCGAGCAGCCGGTCGCCGATGTGGTCGAGGCCGTGGCCGAGGTAGAACCGGGCCGCGTACTCGGTGATGACCGCCGAGTGCCAGGACCGGCCGGCCGTGGCGGCGTCCGTCATCGCGGCGTCGAAGGTCTTCGCGGCCGTCGTGAAGTCGCCGAGCATCACCGCCCGGACGGCTTCGACGAACCGTTGCAGGTGCCGGAAGTTGCCGGGCTGGTCGGCGGCGCGGGCGGTGAGGAAGGCGAGACTGCGGTCCAGGTCGGTGACGGCGTCCGGGTCGGTCCGGACGAAGGCGCCCAGCGCGTGGAACACGTGCGCCGGGATGTGGATGTAGGTGCCGGGGATCGACGGCAGCAGCGCCACCGCGTCGCGGCTGTGCCGGATCAGCGCCTCGTCGTCGCGGAAGACCACGGCGGTCAGTGACCGCGACGCCGCATGGAAGGCCTGAGCGGCGTCGTTCCCGGCCAGGCCCGCGACGAACGCCGCCTCGTCGAAGCCGAGCGATCCCGCCGGCGACGTCTCCCCGCGCATGGCCCGCACCAGGCCGCCGGCGGTCACGAACATGGCGGTGTCGGCCTCGGCGCCGATCCGCTCGCCGAACGCCTGCGCGTCCTGCGCCTCCCGGCTGAAGGTCTCCAGGTCGGCGGCGCTGCCGAGCATCTGCGGCACCGACGTGTAATAGGTGTAGAAGGCGTTGCGCACGTCGCCGCCGCGCAGCAGGCCGTCGCGGGCCTCGTGGGCCAGCCGCACCCCGTTCTCGATCGGCTCGAACCACGGCAGGGTGGCGAGCGCGTGCAGGAACTTCGCCTGGGAGGTCTCCGGCTCGTACCCGTGGGCTTCTCCGGTCGCGAGGATGTGGGTGGTGGCCCGGTAGGCGTCCCGGTGCTCGCCGCCGCCGGCGATCGTGACGATGCCGATGTTGCCGAGCACGCCGGTGAGGGACGCGCACGGGCCGTGCTCCGCCCACAGCCGGGCGGCCTCGGCGATCAGCCACGCCATGATCTGCTGGTCGGCGAAGAACGCGGCCGGGGTCAGCCGGTTGATCAGGTGGGAGACGGCGAGCAGCCGGGTGTCGGTCATCTCCGGGCGGCCGGTGGTGTCGCCGGCGGTGGCGAGCCAGCTGTAGAAAGCGGTCATCCCGGCGCTGATCCGCGGCCCGATCGCGTCCGGTCCGGGCGTCGCGATGCCCAGGTCGGCCAGCAGACCGAGGCCGATCGACATGGCCTCGGGCAGCTCGCGGCGGTTCGTCAGCGCGCCGATCTGCTCGGCCACCGGACCCGTCATCCACACCGGGTCCCGGCCCATTGCGGTCAGCTCGGCGAAGACCTCGTCCGCCTCCCGGTAGCGGGCGAGGCCACAGAGGGCGGAGTGCCATTCGCACCGGATTTCGGCGTACAGGGAATCGGCGGGGTCCAGAAGCCGCAGCGCCGCCGCGAGATAGACCTCCCGCGCCGGATGGTTGGCGACGAGCCGGGCCGCGGCAGCGGCGCGAGCGAGGAGCGCAGCCGCAGCCGGTTTCTCACCCGGAAGAGCCTCTCGGGGTACGAGGAGAGCCTCCACTGCGGCGAGGTACTGCGGAGCAGCCGTCATCGCCTGATCGGGTTCGGTCGCGAGCCGCCGTGCCAGCGACAGGCTCAGCCGGGACCGGGCCGGTGGGCCGAGCCGCCCGAACGCTGCCTGCTGCACCCGGTCGTGCCGGAACCGCACGGCAGTCTCGTCGATCACCAGGAGGCCGTCCTCGGCGGCCGGCCGCAGCTCGGCGCCGATGTGCTCACCGGTGTGCCCGGACGCCGTCGCCAGCAGCGTCGGGTTCACCTCACCGCCGAGGCAGGCCATCACCTCGACCAGCTCCCGGGTCGCCGCCGGCAGCGCCTCGATCCGCGCGCCGAGCAGGTCCACGACATCGCCGTTCCCGACGAACCGGCGGACCGCCGCCTCGTCCCAGCGCCAGCGGTCGCCGTCCGGGACCAGCACACCCTCCCGGCGCAGGGCGTTGAGCAGCTCGACCGTGTCGAACGGGTTCCCGCCGGTCCGCTCGGCGAGCACCGCGGCGAGCGGACCGGCCGCCTCCGCCGGTAGCCGCAGCATCTCGGCGACCATCACCACCAGGTCGTCGCCGGCCAGGTTGCGGAGGCGGATCTCGGCGGCGTCCCCGCGCTCACGGCGCAGCCGGGACCGCACCGCCGCGAGCGGATGGGTCTCGTCGACCTCCTCCTCCCGGTACGCGCCGAGCACCAGCAGGCCCGGCAGGTCCCGCTGGTCGAGCACGTCGTCGAGGAACCGGAACGCCGCGCCGGCCGCCCACTGCAGGTCGTCGAGGAAGAAGACGACCGGGCTGGCGCCGCTCGCCACGGTTCGCAGCACCGCCAGCACCGCGGCACGCAGCCTCGCGAAGAGCGCCCGCGGGTCGGCGTCCGGCTCCTCGGGATCCACGCCGAGCAGCGCCTGGAAGGGCGGCATCATCATGGCCGCGAGACCGCTGTCCGGGCCGAGCGCCTCGCGCAGCCGCTGCCGCAGCGTCGCCACCACGTCGTCGGGTTCGGTCAGCAGTTGGCTGCCGAGCAGGTCGAACGCCTCGCGGACGGCGTCGCCGCCGAGATCGTGCCGGAACTGGTCGAACTTGCCGGCCACGAACCGGCCACCGGCCGCGGC comes from the Actinoplanes sp. OR16 genome and includes:
- a CDS encoding cyclase family protein, whose protein sequence is MSILHSLVSGVSSGSIEVVDLTAPLSAGTPILQLPPPFANTIPFRLEEISRYDDRGPAWYWNDIHTGEHTGTHFDAPIHWVTGRDGDDVSQVPANRLIAPAVVIDVTQQVAKNPDFLLEIDDIRAWETANGPLPEGGWLLLRTGWDARSGDQEAFLNANETGPHTPGVSAECAKWLAEEAPIIGIGVETVGTDAGAAHSFDPAFPCHSYLLGADKYGLTQLRNLDKLPVTGAVVIAPPLPIVGGSGSPVRVLALVEH
- a CDS encoding pyridoxal-phosphate dependent enzyme is translated as MVQPLSFGTFPTPLESAPRLAAALGLDELWIKRDDLIGLGGGGNKARKLRYLGAEALAAGATTLITIGAAQSNHARATAAVAARLGLGCVLVLAGDPPAGPRGNVLLDRLAGAEIIWAGDRPPASVAAEEHERRDGAFLIPLGGSSRTAVRAYAECARELTAAVEFDRVVVALGSGGTMAGLVAELGASRVLGVDVGAVPDPAKAVRDLLDAAPGELVIDRGRIGPGYATVTSAVRDALRLAASTEGLFLDPIYTGRALAGLRANAGSGGRVVFLHTGGLPGLFGTEQPILTAE
- a CDS encoding DUF4232 domain-containing protein, with the translated sequence MRPLLALVVACSVVLGGCAGGGPLDGGDAAGTPFAEQPGRPGSDSPVSPGAPGLRATPSPEGTCPPAGVRIRLGTGDAAMGLRVTSLVLVNCGTEPYEVDGYPSLRPLGEQREPLDVEVLHGAKKITISLPHLDAPPRPVRLKPGEAASAGIVWRNTYDDITNPPVTVPFVEVAPATGRPAQILPVDVPFDLGSTGRLGVSPWEPFAASAPGPDPAPSESPSVSSSPSPDLPLL
- a CDS encoding diguanylate cyclase, with protein sequence MRPEELLYDSDRTRVTRLTAADGTALIRKQPLGPGAADRLRNEIEVLRRLDGVPGTPRLAAEQEKGSLTLVDASARTLAAVEAPWAPAPLMDLAHGLALLLADVHRHGVIHRDVSPANILITEDSETVLIDYELSTPAVHDLNPVPEDGLAGTLPYLAPEQTGRTGRPVDHRSDLYALGATLYELATGAPPFGRDRDPLNLISDHLARLPVPPAEVNPQVPRALSDIILRLLRKEPDQRYQSGEGLAYDLARTRDGAEVELGARDFPMRLAPPARLIGRESQVAAVHRLLGETVAGNSTFTLITGPPGVGKTALVDALRPAIAAAGGRFVAGKFDQFRHDLGGDAVREAFDLLGSQLLTEPDDVVATLRQRLREALGPDSGLAAMMMPPFQALLGVDPEEPDADPRALFARLRAAVLAVLRTVASGASPVVFFLDDLQWAAGAAFRFLDDVLDQRDLPGLLVLGAYREEEVDETHPLAAVRSRLRRERGDAAEIRLRNLAGDDLVVMVAEMLRLPAEAAGPLAAVLAERTGGNPFDTVELLNALRREGVLVPDGDRWRWDEAAVRRFVGNGDVVDLLGARIEALPAATRELVEVMACLGGEVNPTLLATASGHTGEHIGAELRPAAEDGLLVIDETAVRFRHDRVQQAAFGRLGPPARSRLSLSLARRLATEPDQAMTAAPQYLAAVEALLVPREALPGEKPAAAALLARAAAAARLVANHPAREVYLAAALRLLDPADSLYAEIRCEWHSALCGLARYREADEVFAELTAMGRDPVWMTGPVAEQIGALTNRRELPEAMSIGLGLLADLGIATPGPDAIGPRISAGMTAFYSWLATAGDTTGRPEMTDTRLLAVSHLINRLTPAAFFADQQIMAWLIAEAARLWAEHGPCASLTGVLGNIGIVTIAGGGEHRDAYRATTHILATGEAHGYEPETSQAKFLHALATLPWFEPIENGVRLAHEARDGLLRGGDVRNAFYTYYTSVPQMLGSAADLETFSREAQDAQAFGERIGAEADTAMFVTAGGLVRAMRGETSPAGSLGFDEAAFVAGLAGNDAAQAFHAASRSLTAVVFRDDEALIRHSRDAVALLPSIPGTYIHIPAHVFHALGAFVRTDPDAVTDLDRSLAFLTARAADQPGNFRHLQRFVEAVRAVMLGDFTTAAKTFDAAMTDAATAGRSWHSAVITEYAARFYLGHGLDHIGDRLLAESMHAYARWGATGKVRELKRAYPALGSALAGSAAPRSTTLGSTHSVNLSTEVIDLMAVLEAGRVLSSETDLNRLRLRVQDVLRAMTGATAVHVLLREDGWTLPSAGLTLQEAAERGLLPLSAVRYAERTREPMVVDDVSLDGRVGRDPYFAGLDHCSLLVVPVLSQGQPRAMLVLENRLNRRAFSAGRLDAVTLIAGQLAVSLENAQVYASLERKVAERTEALNEANLRLELLTVTDPLTGLPNRRKLTTFLDEEWLRSQRSGSPIGVAMIDIDEFKRYNDHYGHQGGDECLRLVAAAVRDSVRVTDLVTRYGGEEFCVVMPGANAENALLVADRACRAVSRLRQPHALAGGGIVTISVGVTSGTPATAGDPEQLTKLADEALYEAKRAGRNRVVAG
- a CDS encoding thiamine pyrophosphate-binding protein, with amino-acid sequence MNTETVADVVGATLARLGADHVFGVVGSGNFHVTNALVGNGARFIATRHEGGAATAADAYARLTGRPGVLTVHQGCGLTNAMTGIAEAAKSRTPMIVLAAEPAAGALRSNFRVDQDALAHAVGASSDRVHSAATAVTDTARAWRLAVNERRTVVLNLPLDVQAAAAELTDPPPVPVSHPPRASDESAGALADLLAAAQRPVFIAGRGALHAKGELEELAARCGALLATSAVAKGLFAGNAWNLDVSGGFATPLAAELISSADVVVAWGASLNMWTSRHGTLIGPEATVAQIDVDPTSLGAHRPVDLGIVGDARLSAVAVTAALAGDHSGYRTDAVRTKLRAAARWRDVPFTDDGDQVHIDPRALSIALDDLLPAERVVAVDSGNFMGYPSMFLSVPDHRGFCFTQAFQSIGLGLATALGAALARPDRLPVAACGDGGFLMGIAELDTIRRLGLGMLIVVYNDEAYGAEVHHFGPGGHDLGTVVFPETDLAAIARGHGCEAVTVRSKIDLDRVRDWLAGPRDVPLVIDAKVAPGKPSWWLEEAFRGH
- a CDS encoding SigE family RNA polymerase sigma factor, which encodes MIFDGRGDGFQEFARQRMDGWRRAAYAFCGNWHTAEDLVSITLTKVMRHWATIEAADNPDAYVRRILIRTAIDEHRRAWRESPMGILPERRAGGPGPETVADRDEIVGLLGALPPRKREVVVLRYLYDLTIEETAKRLGCSSGTVKSQAARALDTLRERMQAIR
- a CDS encoding dodecin, with amino-acid sequence MTNHVYRLSEIVGSSPDSVEDAIRTAIAKASRTVRNIEWFETKEIRGQVVDGDVAHFQVRLKIGFRVED
- a CDS encoding lactate 2-monooxygenase — translated: MQGAGRRRQNTIYRAGVLGRRPAVPTDFAELERRARKATSRAGWAYVAGGAGEGRTMRNNRAAFDRWAIVPRMLRDVADRDMSVDLLGTTLQAPILLAPVGAGQLIAADADLHTARAAAATGVPYIFTNQGGTAMEETAAAMGEAPRWVQLYWSTDEALVDSLIRRAEAVGAGALVVTLDTTVLGWRPQDLNLGSLPFAKGLGIAQYTSDPRFQELVAGHRSDTKPEITLGAIRSLISITRNHPGTFWANLRSPKPRAAVETFLDIYSNPRLSWDHIATLRSRTRLPIVLKGILHPDDARRAFDEGVDAVVVSNHGGRQVDNAIASLDALIGVRDAVGGQRTILLDSGIRTGADVFTAIALGADAVLLGRPYMYGLAIAGRRGVEEVVENVIAELDLTMALTGVKNLAEITRDVLVPNPS
- a CDS encoding MBL fold metallo-hydrolase, with protein sequence MRIRFGRPDISRYAGRLDLPAATGKLGVTFLGVSGLVFADDEHAVMTDGYFSRPSLPRVLLGRVAPDPARIGAALERLALGDRLRAVAAVHSHFDHVLDAPSVALRTGAVLVGGESTANVGRGGDLPEDRIRVVRSGETVEYGSFTMTFVASAHCPPDRYPGVITAPVRPPARATAYRCGEAWSILVGHESGRTALVQGTAGFVPGALGGHRADTVYLGVGGLGVLPETYIRDYWAHTVAAVGARRVVLTHWDDLFRTLGKPLRALPYFGDDLDVTIRVLTDLARRDGVTVHLPTLWRRSS